A window of Nicotiana sylvestris chromosome 8, ASM39365v2, whole genome shotgun sequence genomic DNA:
gcatttaggcccgcggcgagaccgaatgatgtcccgcgggcaccaggagcattaatgtattcttgattttacttAAGTCTGTACCTTTCTTTTTCTGTTGAAgcctgttgttttctttttttgaagTCTTTTAGCTTGAATCGTTGTAATGCAAAGAGTTTCCTTTTTATGAGGAGAattgaaaatattttgttattcaTTTTTACACTTTATTGCGCCCCAAAagtacgctcggtctgattcatgcggggtcatgatacgtatgcaatctccataggattcgaccacaaccaataaaatggaaaaagaaaaaaggggaataaaagataggcgtgagtaacaataaaagggaaaggtcgTAAAAAAGAAAAGTcaggatgacacaagcaaccgagaaaatacataatagaaatgactaattgcctaggtgcattgcattcctatgtgcggttgcttatttgttaagctctaatcactaacaagttttgtTGTTGCATTCAGAATTCACAATTAGTTcacctaagcatactggcaacccacccataccaaaccagatccaaaggtgaaataatcatgtctatcccagatgtagacaccaGTGTCATCGATCCtttgagagaagaagaagaagagttggatgtcaatgccataaaagaagagatgtacaaattgaaacaacaaatggccgaaatgtatcaggccCGGGCTAAAGGACAACCGCTATCAGCTTACCcggctaaccctaccttcactccaccaccggctcaacctcaggatcatcctgccaccaATCTATCCCCGagttttcccatttaccaacactaccggggcaccacttctcatacgccacagtctccacctcctaaacTAATTACCCCCTTCActagtaactcctgtcttcgtagcacctccaccatCTACACTCtacaaatctcctagcgagccaaTGTttcaggcccaggacaaccaatactacccctcggagcccactttcaaagctccagaaacccattcctatactcctcgctttgacttcccgatagaagctgataaaccatcCAAAAATCCTGaaaaggaagagatgttcaggaaagtcaaaagcttagaacaatcattcagggaCATGCGGGGATTGGGAGGTCacgtaagtgtggcttacaaggacctatgtctattTTTGAATCTGCAATTGCCGgtaggtttcaagatgcccaagtttgatctatacaatgggcacggtgatccagtagaccacttgagagatttttgcagcaagatgaggggagcaggaggaaaagatgaattgttaatggcttacttcagtcagagtttgagtggatcaggaTTGGAATGATATACCCGCCAAGACCACgaaagatggtacacatgggatgatctggcacaagcatttgcttgtcacttccaatacaatcttgagatcattccataTCGACTCTCCTTGACTAAACTGGAGAAAAAGCACAGCAGCAAGAGTAGACCCCCCAATGAAGGAAATTGAGATGGTGGATTACTTCATGCAGGCTTTAGAACCTACCTACTATGGCCATCTAGTCTCAGTTGTGGGGAAGTCATttaacgaagtggtgaagatgggaggcatggtagaagaaggcctcaagtcaaataaaattatgagctattcggctatcaaagcgactactcaggctatttagggcggcataggagggattgggaaaaagaagaaagaggaagcagcaatggttgattcaggaacttggtccggatccagaggttcaccttaccactacaatcaacctcaaccccaccaacaaacttatcaccacaatccaccccaactctactatcccccaccagaacctcatttttccgtccaccatgcacaagcatacaaccaaccttcTGCCCATACTCAATGGCGTGCTCCCGTCctacaaaatacatatccacatccacgagcctaccaaaatactcccggaccaagtttctggcctagtcaagcattcaagggtgaaaggttgaagaaaaagaaaacctttactccgttgggagaatcatacactagtctgttccacaggctaaaacagctagatatACTAAGGCAGATACaatccaaactgccaaatcctcctccaaataattttgactatactgtcagctgtgagtattgttttggtactccgggtcatgatacagagaagtgctggcatttgaaaagtgcaatacaagagcttattgataccaatagaattgaagttcaagctcccgaggcGCCCAATATTAACaggaatccaatgccagcccaccaGGAGGCAAATATGCTCAAAATAGTGCATGCAGAGGGAAagcccaagaagccatcacaggccgtcatgatgattcagtcTAGTGGAGTCAAGATAGATGAAATAATCAGCAGGTGAGAAGTTGGTGCTCAGGCCGAGCAAAACGAGTGTTGAGCCAGCTGTGGCAGTTGAGGAAGGGTCTTCGAGCAAGGTTGCAACGAAACAGAAAGGGATAAAGGTGATTGTACCAGGAGCGTTCAACCAACCtgtcataatcgtggaaggtgcccgcacagatcgggttattatcaagccagtaacccagttaccaataatcaacagcaaggtcattccttggaattatgaacgagtggtAGTGAtatacaaagggaaggaagtcaaagaagaagtctgTGAAGCACAGGGTTTaactcgctcgggaaggtgttttactcccgaggaatTAAGAAGAGCAAAAGATAATCTGGCACTGATAACGAAAGCCGTAACTGAAGAGGAAGCGGAATagtttttgaggaaaatgaaagtgcaggactattcagTTGTAGATCAGTTGAGGAAAATGCCTGCTCAGATCTTattgctctcattgctaatccattcagatgagcaccgccagtcgctgatgaaaatcttgaatgaggcccacgttcccgacaagatctcggtaaaccatctggagaAGATAGCAAACtaaatatttgaggtaaacagagttacTTTCTCCGAttatgagttgcccgtggagggtaccgagcataaTAGGGCACTTTATCTGACGGTAAAGTGCGAAAATTCTATGGTTACCAGAGTTCTGGTCGACAATGGGTCTAGTGCGAATATTTGCCCTCTCTCTACATTGAACAAGCAAAAAGTGGACAAtgatagaattcacaagaataacaTTTGTGTTCGGGGGTTCGACGGCAGGGGCAAAGATTCAGTAGGTGATATAATAATGGAATTGACAATAGGGCCCGttgagttcacgatggaatttcaagtgttggatgtGGCAGTTTCTTACAATCTTTTGCTAGGGCGACCTTAGATTCATACCGCCAAGGCAGTATCGTCTACTTTGCATTAGATGGTTAAATTTGAATAGGACAAACAGGAAATTGTGGTGCACGGTGAGGATAATATGTATGCCCAAAGTGATGCCATTATACCTTTCATCGAAGTTGAAGACGACAAAGGGCCATGGGTAGATCAGGTCTTTGATGCAGTATTAGTTGAAAAGATCCCAGAGGGGAAAATCATTCCAGTTCCTAAAGTAACAGTCGCGTCAGTCATGGTGGTTtctgagatgttgaagaatggcttcatacctggcaagggtttgggtgcttCATTGCAGGGCATCGTACGGCCAGTGTCTCTGCCCAACAACTTAGATACCTTTGGTTTGGGGTTTAAGACCACAACTACGTATGTAAGAAGAGCTAGAAAGTTGAGGCAAAGGGcgtgggtccttccaaagcctaTCCCGCagctatccagatcatttgttaggCCTAGTGACAGAAAGTGCCCAACAGCAACGGTTCCCGTTTCATTGATTGATGTTGATAGAGATTTAGATAAGGGGTTCGAAGGTTGTTCAGTGATGTTAACATGGTGGAAACTGGAGAAGGATCAAGTCAAGCGGATGTGCAATTCATTGGGCCAAGTGCAAAGATCagtaattgggaagctactcctcttcctactcggaaggagctttggtagtgggctttgatttttctttcagtttatctggattattccagggttgtaatccagattctatattccgtccatttggatgtgttaaaccttgttatctttaagactcagtgaaatgcaatttccccttTCTTTGTCATTCCTGAtaatttcctttttgtttttcttttctttttgtacagttctttttacgctggctctaatgacatggcatgcataaggaatcctcagcccagtcttaaaaattaatttgattccgaaataatagttcaagaagtagattgtgactacgaatcagaatacgatgaagatgaagccttcgaagagattagtaaggagttaattcacttcgaagaaaaacccaaacccaaccaaAATGAAACAGAAGCAGCCAATTTACGGGATGCAGAtaatatccgagagactaaaataagtgtccacctcgagccaaagatccgggaagagttaatcaaagcactcaccGAATACagagatgtttttgcgtggtcatatgacgacatgctgggtttaagcactgatttagtggtccacaaattgcccactgatccagcgtttcctcccgtcaagcaaaaattgaggaaattcaaaactgatatgagtgtgaagattaaggaagaaatcaccaagcagttggatgcaaaggtcattcagttcactcgatatcctgtttggttggctaatgttgtgcctgtgccgaagaaggatggcaagatcagagtatgcgtcgattaccgcaatctcaacaaagcaagtccgaaggataacttcccactacacaatatccacattttgatcgataattgtgccaagcatgagattggatcttttgtggattgctagccgggtatcatcagattctaatggatgaagaagatgcagaaaagacggcattcatcacgccatggagaacttattgctaccgagtaatgccatttggtttgaagaacgccggggcaacttacatgagggcgatgactattgtgtttcatgatataatacataaggagattgaggtatacgtagatgatgtgatcataaaatcaaagcatcaggccgaccacgtcggggatttgaggaaattcttccagaggcttcgcaggtacaacctcaagcttaacccttcCAAAtacgcatttggtgttccatctagaaagctgttgggattcatagtcagctggCAAGGCAtcaagttggacccatcaaagatcaaatccatccaagaattGCTGCCTCCTAGGAACAAGACTaaggtgatgagtctattagggaggttgaactacatcaacaagtttattgctcagcttacgacaacttgtgagcctattttcaagttgatGTAGAAGGATGGTGCGGTCAAGTGGacggatgagtgtcaagaagcattcgataagataaaaggatacttgtcaagcCCACCCATGCTGgttccaccagaaccagggagacctttgattctttacttaacagttttggaaaattcatttggctgtgtactggggcagcatgacatcaccaacagaaaggaacatgccatctactatcttagcaagaagttcacggcttatgaggttaagtacactcatctggaaaagacatgttgcgccctaacttgggtgactcagaaattgaaacattatttgtcatcctacactacttacctcatttcgcgcttggattcgttgaagtatatctttcaaaagcctatgccgacaggaagacttgcgaagtggcagattttgctcacagagttttacatcatctatgtgactcggactgcgatgaaaacCCAAGCATtgaccgatcatttggccgagaacccgatcGATGATGAGTACGAtccattgaaaacttattttcccgatgaagaagtgatgcatatcgatgaactggagcaaattaAAAAatcaggttggaaacttttctttgatggggctgccaacatgaaaggagtcagaataggagctgtgcttatttctgaaacaaggcatcactatcctgttatggctcagcttcggttttattgcaccaacaatatggctgagtatgaggcctgTATTTTAggtctaaggctagctgcagacatagatatccaggaagtcttggtcttgggagactcggatcttctggtacatcaaattcaaggagaatgggaaatgcaagatttgaaactcatatcgtaccgacaatgtttgcatgatctttgtcaacggttttgatcagtggagttcaggcatattccaagggtccataataaggtcttcgatgctttggctaccctggcgtcaatgttgcaccatccggacaaagcttatgttgatcctctatatattcaagtccgagatcaacatgcttactgtaacatgatagaagaagaacttgatggcgaaccgtggttccacgatatcagggAGTATATTAGAATgtggatatatccagtgcaagccacgggggatcaaaagagaacaattcgacggatggcaagtgggtttttcttaAGTgtaggagttttgtataaaagaactccagaccttggattgttaagatgcatagatgctaaacaaaCTACAGCTATCAtatctgaagtacattcgggtgttttcggaccacatatgagtggatatgtgctggcaaagaaaatcctccgagtaggttattattggctcaccatggagcgagattgtatcagttttgtgcgcaaatgtcattagtgccagatacacggagatttgattcattcttcaccatcggaattgcacacaatgtcggcaccatggcccttcgtcgcttggggcatggatgtcatggGACCagttgagccagcagcatccaatgggcataggttcattctggtagccattgattatttcaccaagtgggttgaggctacaACTTTCAAGTCtataaccaagaaagcagtggttgattttgttcactcaaatatcatctgtcgatttggaatcctaAAGGTGATCATCATGGATAATGGtactaatcttaacagcaatttgatgaaagaggtatgtcaacagtttaagattacacaccgcaattccaccccatatcgtcccaaggcgaatggagtagttgaggcagccaacaaaaacataaagaagatatttcggaaaatggtagaaggttccaggtaatggcatgaaaaattaccatttgcgttgctgggttatcacaccactgtccgtacttcagtaggtgcaactccttatttgttggtatatggaactaaacagtaatacctgcagaagttgaaatcacgtccattcggattgtcgctgaggctgatattgatgatgatgagtggatcaaaacccatttggagcagttgagcttgattgatgaaaaacgattggcatctgtgtgtcatggccagttgtatcaaaagagaatagcaagagcatacaacaaaaaggtgcgtccccgaaagtttgaagtgggccagcaagtgctgaaacgtatccttccacatcaggctgaagcaaaaggcaagttcgccccgaattggcaagggccattcattgtgaccagagtactacccaatggtgctttatgtttaacagatatcgaaggaaaatgcatagacatggctatcaattctgatgcagtcaagagatattatgtatgatttctttggtatatttgtagattgtttgtttttggca
This region includes:
- the LOC138876422 gene encoding uncharacterized protein, producing MSIPDVDTSVIDPLREEEEELDVNAIKEEMYKLKQQMAEMYQARAKGQPLSAYPANPTFTPPPAQPQDHPATNLSPTPPPSTLYKSPSEPMFQAQDNQYYPSEPTFKAPETHSYTPRFDFPIEADKPSKNPEKEEMFRKVKSLEQSFRDMRGLGGHVSVAYKDLCLFLNLQLPVGFKMPKFDLYNGHGDPVDHLRDFCSKMRGAGGKDELLMAYFSQSLSGSGLE